One region of Flavobacterium sp. KACC 22763 genomic DNA includes:
- the mfd gene encoding transcription-repair coupling factor: MSKNALYTTYDNLPKAEQIAKNLLEGNQVKMNISGLLGSAVSFIIRSVFKKTELPFLIVLYNKEEAAYYLNDLEQMIGEQDVLFYPASFRRPYQIDETDNANVLLRAEVLNRINSRKKPAVIVTYPEALFEKVVTRRELDKNTLKVALNDKISIDFINEVLFEYEFKRVDFITEPGEFSVRGGIVDVFSFSNDHPYRIEFFGNEVDSIRTFDVETQLSVETHKKITIIPNVENKLFQENRESFLDYISEKTVLFIQNTEGLFSQLDKQFARAEEAFEKLSKEIKHATPEQLFLNQASFIKRSLDFSVVELASRPVYKTTKKFEFHIQPQPSFNKQFDLLLNNLSDNHFNGYVNYLFCSNDTQAKRFHDIFESLDEANSENIRKHYHTIVLPLYQGFIDEENQITAYTDHQIFERYHKFNIKNGYSKKQNITLKELTALSVGDYVTHIDHGIGKFGGLQKIQVEGKTQEAIKLVYADNDIVYVSIHSLHKISKYNGKDGTPPKIYKLGSNAWKVLKQKTKARVKHIAFNLIQLYAKRRLEKGFQFAPDSYLQNELESSFIYEDTPDQMKSTAEVKADMESDRPMDRLVCGDVGFGKTEVAIRAAFKAVDNSKQVAVLVPTTILAYQHYRTFSERLKDMPVSIGYLNRFRTAKQKTQTLKDLAEGKLDIVIGTHQLVNKNVVFKDLGLLIVDEEQKFGVNVKDKLKTIAANVDTLTLTATPIPRTLQFSLMAARDLSVITTPPPNRYPIETNVVGFNEEIIRDAISYEIQRNGQVFFINNRIENIKEVAGMIQRLVPNARVGIGHGQMDGAKLEELMLGFMNGDFDVLVATTIIESGLDVPNANTIFINNANNFGLSDLHQMRGRVGRSNKKAFCYFICPPYSSMTEDARKRIQALEQFSELGSGFNIAMKDLEIRGAGDLLGGEQSGFINEIGFDTYQKIMNEAIEELKENEFKDLYPEENDIDTKEYVKDIQIDADFELLFPDEYINNVSERLVLYNELGAIKDEAGLQEFEKKLIDRFGPLPKPAIALLNSIRIKWIATKVGIEKLVLKQGKMIGYFVSDQQSDYYQSVKFRNVLNFVQKHASLCKMKEKQTVNGLRLLLTFENVKSIKRALELMELFEE; this comes from the coding sequence TTGAGTAAAAACGCCTTATATACTACATACGACAATCTGCCAAAAGCAGAGCAGATTGCTAAAAATTTACTAGAAGGAAATCAGGTAAAAATGAACATCAGCGGATTGTTAGGATCTGCTGTTTCATTTATTATCCGTTCCGTTTTCAAGAAAACCGAACTGCCTTTTCTGATTGTTTTATACAATAAAGAAGAAGCGGCGTATTATCTAAACGATCTCGAACAGATGATTGGAGAACAAGATGTATTGTTTTATCCCGCATCATTTCGCCGTCCGTACCAAATTGATGAAACCGATAATGCCAATGTTTTGCTTCGTGCAGAGGTTTTAAATAGAATCAATTCTAGAAAAAAGCCAGCCGTAATTGTTACGTATCCAGAAGCACTTTTTGAGAAAGTAGTTACGAGAAGAGAACTTGATAAAAACACTTTAAAAGTAGCTTTGAACGATAAAATTTCGATTGATTTTATCAACGAAGTTTTGTTTGAATACGAATTCAAAAGAGTAGATTTTATTACAGAACCTGGAGAATTTTCAGTTCGTGGAGGAATTGTCGATGTCTTTTCTTTCTCAAACGATCATCCGTACAGAATTGAGTTTTTTGGAAACGAAGTAGATAGCATCAGAACTTTTGATGTTGAAACGCAATTATCGGTAGAAACGCATAAAAAAATCACGATTATCCCGAATGTGGAGAACAAACTTTTTCAGGAAAACCGTGAGAGTTTCTTAGATTATATTTCCGAAAAAACAGTTCTTTTTATTCAAAATACTGAAGGACTTTTTTCTCAGTTGGACAAACAGTTTGCAAGAGCAGAGGAAGCTTTTGAGAAACTTTCGAAAGAAATAAAACATGCTACGCCAGAACAATTATTTTTAAATCAGGCGTCATTTATCAAAAGATCTTTAGATTTTTCAGTTGTAGAATTGGCTTCAAGACCAGTTTATAAAACAACTAAGAAATTCGAATTTCATATTCAGCCACAGCCATCTTTCAATAAACAATTTGATTTATTGTTGAATAATCTGAGCGACAATCATTTTAACGGATATGTCAATTATCTGTTTTGTTCGAATGATACACAAGCAAAACGTTTTCATGATATTTTTGAAAGCTTAGACGAAGCGAATTCTGAAAATATCAGGAAACATTATCACACGATTGTATTGCCGTTGTATCAAGGTTTTATTGATGAAGAAAATCAGATTACAGCTTATACCGATCATCAGATTTTTGAGCGTTATCATAAATTCAACATTAAAAACGGATATTCTAAAAAGCAGAATATCACTTTAAAAGAATTAACCGCACTTTCTGTAGGTGATTATGTAACGCACATTGATCATGGAATCGGGAAGTTTGGCGGACTGCAGAAAATTCAGGTTGAAGGCAAAACGCAAGAAGCCATAAAATTGGTTTATGCTGATAATGATATTGTGTATGTGAGTATTCACTCGCTTCATAAAATCTCGAAATACAACGGAAAAGACGGAACGCCTCCGAAAATCTATAAACTTGGATCGAACGCTTGGAAGGTTTTAAAACAAAAAACCAAAGCGCGTGTCAAACACATTGCATTCAACTTGATTCAGCTTTATGCAAAACGCCGTTTAGAAAAAGGTTTTCAGTTTGCGCCAGACAGTTATTTACAAAACGAATTAGAAAGTTCGTTTATCTACGAAGATACACCAGACCAAATGAAATCGACGGCAGAAGTAAAAGCCGATATGGAAAGCGATCGTCCAATGGATCGTTTGGTTTGTGGTGATGTTGGTTTTGGAAAAACGGAAGTAGCGATTCGTGCTGCTTTTAAAGCCGTTGATAATAGCAAACAAGTAGCGGTTTTAGTTCCGACAACCATTTTGGCGTATCAGCATTATAGAACTTTCTCTGAACGTTTGAAAGATATGCCGGTTTCAATTGGTTATTTGAACCGATTCAGAACGGCGAAACAAAAAACACAAACCTTAAAAGATTTAGCTGAAGGAAAACTAGACATCGTAATTGGAACACATCAGTTAGTAAACAAAAATGTAGTTTTTAAAGATCTTGGTTTATTGATTGTCGATGAGGAACAAAAGTTTGGCGTAAACGTAAAAGATAAACTGAAAACTATTGCTGCGAATGTTGATACGCTGACTTTGACAGCAACGCCAATTCCGAGAACTTTACAGTTTTCGTTAATGGCGGCACGAGATTTATCGGTAATTACAACGCCTCCGCCAAATCGATATCCTATTGAAACTAATGTGGTTGGTTTTAATGAAGAAATTATCCGTGATGCTATTTCGTATGAAATTCAGAGAAACGGACAAGTTTTCTTTATCAATAATAGAATTGAAAATATAAAAGAAGTGGCAGGAATGATTCAGCGTTTGGTTCCAAATGCAAGAGTCGGAATTGGTCACGGACAAATGGATGGTGCCAAACTCGAAGAACTGATGTTAGGTTTCATGAACGGAGATTTTGATGTTTTGGTAGCAACGACAATAATCGAAAGTGGTTTAGACGTCCCAAATGCCAACACGATTTTCATCAATAACGCCAATAATTTCGGATTATCAGATTTGCATCAAATGCGCGGTCGAGTAGGGCGAAGCAATAAAAAAGCATTCTGTTATTTCATCTGTCCGCCGTATTCATCAATGACCGAAGATGCGAGAAAACGTATTCAGGCATTGGAGCAATTTAGCGAATTAGGAAGCGGTTTCAATATTGCAATGAAAGACCTTGAAATTCGTGGAGCAGGAGATTTATTAGGTGGAGAACAAAGCGGTTTCATCAACGAAATTGGTTTTGATACTTATCAAAAAATCATGAATGAAGCGATTGAAGAATTGAAGGAAAACGAATTCAAAGATTTATACCCGGAAGAAAATGATATCGATACCAAAGAGTATGTAAAAGACATTCAAATTGATGCTGATTTTGAACTTTTATTCCCAGATGAATATATCAACAACGTTTCGGAACGTTTGGTTTTATATAACGAATTGGGTGCCATAAAAGACGAAGCTGGTTTACAGGAATTTGAGAAAAAACTAATTGACCGTTTCGGACCATTGCCAAAACCTGCGATTGCACTTCTAAATAGCATCAGAATAAAATGGATTGCCACGAAAGTTGGAATAGAGAAATTGGTTTTGAAACAAGGCAAAATGATTGGTTATTTCGTTTCAGATCAGCAGTCTGATTATTATCAATCTGTGAAGTTCAGAAACGTTTTAAACTTCGTTCAAAAGCATGCTTCACTCTGCAAAATGAAAGAAAAACAAACCGTAAACGGCTTACGTTTATTATTGACATTTGAAAATGTGAAGTCTATAAAACGTGCGCTGGAATTGATGGAGTTGTTTGAAGAGTAA
- a CDS encoding glycoside hydrolase family 97 protein: MNFQSQKILFQIRLGRKTALLFFVCFCTLAVKAQEITSPDKNLSLKFELKEDGIPSYQLSYKQKPVIKPSSLGLELQNMPSFLDGFTVTNTAQSSVDESWNPVLGEEKTIRNHYNELVVTLAQAKNNNRFIRIRFRLFNDGLGFRYEFPKQNDLSYFVIKEERSQFNLAGNHKIFWIPGDYDTNEYAYTTSKISEIPSLMKKATIEINSQWPIAALSIQTPSMMKSDDGLYINIHEAGLINYPAMYLEVDPVNNKMVSHLAPDAVGAKGYMQTDAQSPWRTIVVSDKATDILASKLILNLNEPTSYKDVSWIKPVKYIGIWWEYFVAGRSTWAFGQETNVKLTDDFTKLTPNGKHGATTERAKEYIDFAAKNGFDAILIEGWNIGWEDWINNWKEEVFDFVTAYPDFDVKAVHKYAASKGVKIIMHHETSGSATNYERRLDRAFQFMNDNGYDAVKTGYVGKIIPRGEHHDGQWMVNHYINVVKRAADYKIMINSHEAVRPTGLNRTYPNWIAQESARGTEFESMGGLAPDHTTILPFTRLMGGPMDYTPGIFQTDLSYYGTGSSQRVNTTLVKQLAYYVTMYSPLQMAADIPGNYERFPDAFQFIKDVAVDWDNSYILEAEPGDYITIARKAKGKNEWFIGGITDENARTANISFDYLPAGKNFVATIYADAKDANWNKNPQKYTVTKVIVNSKSKLKQYLAPGGGVAISIKEGTASDLKGLKKL; encoded by the coding sequence ATGAATTTTCAATCCCAAAAAATACTGTTCCAAATTCGTTTGGGCAGGAAAACTGCGCTTTTATTTTTCGTTTGCTTCTGCACTTTAGCGGTTAAAGCACAAGAAATAACTTCGCCAGACAAAAATCTTTCCTTAAAATTTGAATTGAAAGAAGACGGAATTCCGTCTTATCAATTATCATACAAACAAAAACCGGTTATTAAACCTAGTTCTTTAGGTTTAGAACTTCAAAATATGCCTTCGTTTTTGGATGGTTTTACCGTTACAAATACAGCACAATCTTCTGTTGATGAAAGTTGGAATCCGGTTTTAGGTGAAGAAAAAACAATTCGAAATCATTACAACGAATTGGTTGTCACTTTAGCGCAAGCGAAAAACAATAACAGATTTATTAGAATTCGTTTCCGTCTATTCAATGATGGATTAGGATTTAGATACGAATTTCCAAAACAAAATGACCTGAGCTATTTTGTAATTAAAGAAGAACGCTCGCAATTTAACTTAGCTGGAAATCATAAAATTTTCTGGATTCCGGGAGATTATGATACCAATGAATATGCGTATACCACTTCAAAAATTTCAGAGATTCCTTCACTGATGAAAAAAGCCACTATCGAAATCAATTCACAATGGCCAATCGCAGCATTATCAATACAAACGCCATCAATGATGAAATCTGATGATGGTTTATACATCAACATTCACGAAGCAGGATTAATCAATTATCCGGCCATGTATCTTGAAGTTGATCCTGTAAACAATAAAATGGTCAGTCATTTGGCTCCCGATGCCGTTGGTGCAAAAGGTTACATGCAAACCGATGCACAATCTCCTTGGAGAACTATTGTGGTAAGCGATAAAGCGACAGATATTCTAGCTTCCAAATTGATTTTAAACCTTAACGAGCCTACAAGCTATAAAGATGTTTCTTGGATAAAACCAGTAAAATACATCGGAATCTGGTGGGAATATTTCGTTGCAGGAAGAAGTACTTGGGCTTTTGGACAAGAAACAAACGTAAAATTAACTGATGATTTTACCAAACTTACACCAAACGGAAAACACGGAGCCACAACAGAACGCGCAAAAGAATATATTGATTTTGCCGCTAAAAATGGTTTTGATGCGATTCTTATTGAAGGTTGGAATATTGGTTGGGAAGACTGGATTAATAACTGGAAAGAAGAAGTTTTTGATTTTGTAACCGCTTATCCTGATTTTGATGTAAAAGCAGTTCATAAATATGCCGCTTCAAAAGGCGTAAAAATTATCATGCATCACGAAACTTCAGGATCGGCAACCAATTACGAACGCCGTTTGGATCGTGCTTTTCAATTTATGAATGATAATGGTTATGATGCTGTAAAAACAGGATATGTTGGAAAAATTATTCCGCGTGGAGAGCATCACGACGGACAATGGATGGTGAATCATTACATTAACGTTGTGAAACGTGCTGCCGATTATAAAATCATGATCAACAGCCATGAAGCCGTTCGTCCAACGGGATTAAACAGAACTTATCCAAACTGGATTGCTCAGGAATCAGCGCGCGGTACTGAGTTTGAATCTATGGGAGGATTAGCTCCAGATCACACCACCATTTTACCATTCACCCGTTTAATGGGTGGTCCAATGGATTATACGCCGGGAATTTTCCAAACCGATCTTTCGTATTACGGAACTGGAAGTTCACAACGAGTAAACACCACTTTAGTAAAACAATTGGCTTATTATGTGACCATGTACAGTCCGCTGCAAATGGCTGCTGATATTCCTGGAAATTATGAGCGTTTTCCAGATGCTTTTCAGTTCATTAAAGATGTAGCTGTAGATTGGGATAACAGCTATATTCTAGAAGCTGAACCAGGAGATTATATTACAATTGCAAGAAAAGCAAAAGGCAAAAATGAATGGTTTATTGGCGGAATTACAGATGAAAATGCAAGAACAGCCAACATTTCATTTGATTATTTACCTGCAGGAAAAAATTTCGTTGCCACTATTTATGCCGATGCTAAAGACGCTAATTGGAATAAAAATCCCCAAAAATATACGGTTACTAAAGTTATCGTAAACTCAAAAAGTAAACTGAAGCAATATTTAGCTCCAGGTGGTGGTGTTGCCATCAGCATCAAAGAAGGAACTGCTTCAGATTTAAAAGGATTGAAAAAATTATAA
- a CDS encoding Ig-like domain-containing protein: MKIKITTRLFHITKAIFCFLLLFAGSVYAQDPAQYGTPFAGVPDTRDINMYQVHIRPFSANGDLAGVTARLDNIKALGTNVIYLMPIFPHGTDSRSSASPYCIKDFKAVGSEYGSLADLRTLVDGAHSRGMAVILDIAINGTSWDNVWTVSHPEYYKRTGTTIQQLGNFSDIAALDLNSSATRAAIKDAMRYWIFAANVDGYRCDYANNPPLDFWSEVNSNLRGITSHKLLMLAEGDRQENFEVGFDMNYGDRWFHAGLYDIASGGPVSQRIQDQTTYEYAKATGNQQIVRYTGNHDTYTNDDGVRRPFVVFKNHNGIVANFLVSAYMRGVPFLMSGQEIDYEPKTDWPWTNFKFNWSQNPTAAADFAKILNFRTQSAAIRRGDLTTYANDDISIFTKTLGTEKVIVMSNLRNAAKSYVIPAALAGTYVNPYNNNASVTLTAGSTRNFAAYEYLVLTNTNAPVVAVTGVSVSPTTVTVGLGSTQQLNPTIAPANATNQNVSWSSSNTAVATVNASGLVTAVSAGTTTITVTTADGNKTATSAITVSTIPVSSVAVSPTSASLYAGNTQQLTATISPTNATNKNVTWSSNNTAVATVNSSGLVTAVAAGTATIIATTQDGNKTASATITVNPNTNFTVYFYKPSNWGTGIKIYYWNALPTGVLATVNWPGVNMTDAGNGWYSYTFTNVTSTNLIFNDGTNQTADLSRDKNGWYMNSTWYDSNPGTGVAVTSVSLSPTTASLNVGGTQQLTPTILPANATNKSVTYSSNNTAVATVNSSGLITAVANGTATITVTTVDGNKTSTCLVSVTTASGGGNYYTIKNRWTGAYLSDAGTNTGYGTTVSGNNYKWQKIAIDATYFVLKNAATGELMNIEGQTGTVQCNITDTTFWSAQWSSDYIDGTWVRLRNRWQTGNIIHIENQTGSAQYGNSQDGWYSAQWQLEPTTVGTSKMALNAEEVSATEPVIGIYPNPATNNVFNILMPELAIGDAAKIFVSDLNGRTLLTERLSASGQVNHHLSTGVYIVNIISKDFNVTKKLIVK; the protein is encoded by the coding sequence ATGAAAATCAAAATTACCACTAGATTATTTCATATTACCAAAGCAATATTTTGCTTTCTATTATTGTTTGCAGGTTCAGTTTATGCACAAGATCCTGCTCAATACGGGACACCATTTGCTGGTGTTCCTGATACGAGAGATATCAATATGTATCAAGTGCATATTCGTCCGTTTAGTGCCAACGGAGATTTAGCCGGAGTAACCGCTAGATTAGACAATATAAAAGCACTTGGAACAAATGTTATTTATTTAATGCCTATTTTTCCCCACGGCACCGATTCCCGAAGTTCGGCTTCGCCCTATTGTATCAAAGATTTTAAAGCCGTTGGTTCTGAATATGGTTCTTTGGCTGATTTAAGAACTTTGGTTGATGGTGCACACAGCCGCGGAATGGCTGTGATTTTGGATATTGCCATCAATGGAACTTCTTGGGACAATGTCTGGACCGTTTCGCATCCTGAATATTATAAACGAACTGGAACTACAATTCAGCAATTAGGAAACTTCTCTGATATTGCTGCGCTTGATCTTAATAGTTCTGCTACACGAGCAGCCATAAAAGATGCCATGCGCTACTGGATTTTCGCTGCAAACGTTGACGGTTATCGTTGCGATTATGCAAACAATCCTCCTTTAGATTTCTGGTCAGAAGTTAATTCTAACCTTAGAGGAATTACATCTCATAAATTATTAATGTTAGCCGAAGGAGACAGACAAGAAAACTTTGAAGTTGGTTTTGACATGAATTATGGAGACCGATGGTTTCACGCTGGTTTATATGATATTGCTAGTGGAGGACCTGTTTCTCAAAGAATTCAAGATCAGACGACATATGAATATGCTAAAGCAACTGGAAATCAGCAAATCGTTAGATATACTGGAAATCACGATACTTACACCAATGATGATGGTGTGAGAAGACCATTTGTTGTATTTAAAAATCATAACGGAATAGTTGCCAATTTCTTAGTTTCAGCTTACATGAGAGGCGTTCCTTTTTTAATGAGCGGACAGGAAATAGATTACGAACCAAAAACCGATTGGCCTTGGACAAACTTCAAATTCAACTGGTCACAAAACCCTACCGCTGCAGCCGATTTTGCTAAGATTCTAAATTTTAGAACACAAAGTGCAGCTATACGTCGCGGTGATTTGACTACTTACGCAAATGATGACATCAGCATTTTCACTAAAACTTTAGGAACAGAAAAAGTAATCGTAATGTCGAATTTGAGAAATGCGGCTAAATCGTATGTTATTCCAGCAGCCTTAGCAGGAACTTATGTAAATCCGTATAACAATAATGCTTCGGTAACTTTAACTGCAGGTTCTACACGTAATTTTGCTGCGTATGAATATTTGGTTTTAACTAATACAAATGCTCCTGTTGTAGCGGTTACTGGCGTTTCTGTTAGTCCAACTACGGTAACTGTTGGTTTAGGATCAACACAGCAATTAAACCCTACAATTGCACCTGCAAATGCTACAAATCAGAATGTGAGCTGGTCTTCTAGCAATACGGCTGTAGCAACAGTAAACGCATCTGGGTTAGTTACGGCAGTTTCTGCTGGAACAACAACTATTACGGTTACAACTGCTGACGGAAACAAAACAGCAACTTCAGCTATAACTGTTTCTACGATTCCTGTTTCTTCGGTAGCGGTTTCACCAACTTCTGCAAGTTTATATGCAGGAAACACACAACAGCTTACAGCAACGATTTCGCCAACAAATGCAACAAACAAAAATGTAACTTGGTCATCAAACAATACAGCAGTTGCAACGGTAAATTCAAGCGGGCTTGTTACAGCTGTCGCAGCGGGAACTGCAACAATCATAGCAACAACACAAGACGGAAACAAAACGGCTTCGGCAACTATTACGGTTAATCCGAATACCAATTTTACTGTTTATTTCTATAAACCATCAAATTGGGGAACTGGAATTAAAATCTACTATTGGAATGCTTTACCAACAGGAGTTTTAGCAACTGTAAACTGGCCAGGAGTAAACATGACCGATGCTGGAAATGGATGGTACAGCTATACTTTTACCAATGTAACTTCGACCAATTTAATTTTCAATGATGGAACAAACCAAACAGCCGATTTAAGCAGAGATAAAAACGGATGGTACATGAACAGCACTTGGTACGATTCTAATCCAGGAACTGGTGTTGCTGTTACAAGTGTAAGTTTAAGTCCAACGACAGCTTCATTAAATGTTGGCGGAACACAGCAATTGACCCCAACAATTCTTCCTGCAAATGCAACTAACAAATCGGTAACATATAGCTCAAACAATACGGCTGTGGCGACCGTAAATTCTTCTGGTTTAATTACCGCTGTCGCGAATGGAACAGCGACAATTACCGTTACAACTGTTGACGGAAACAAAACTAGTACATGTTTAGTATCGGTTACAACAGCTTCTGGAGGAGGAAATTATTACACGATCAAAAACAGATGGACTGGCGCTTATTTATCTGATGCTGGAACAAACACAGGTTACGGAACAACCGTTTCTGGCAACAATTATAAATGGCAAAAAATCGCTATTGACGCCACATATTTTGTTCTTAAAAATGCAGCAACTGGTGAATTGATGAATATTGAAGGCCAAACAGGAACAGTTCAATGTAATATTACTGATACCACTTTCTGGAGCGCGCAATGGTCAAGCGATTACATTGACGGAACTTGGGTTCGTTTAAGAAACAGATGGCAGACAGGAAATATTATTCATATCGAAAACCAGACAGGTTCGGCACAATACGGAAATTCGCAAGACGGCTGGTACAGCGCGCAATGGCAATTGGAACCAACAACAGTTGGAACATCAAAAATGGCTTTAAATGCTGAAGAAGTTTCTGCAACGGAACCAGTAATCGGTATTTACCCAAATCCAGCGACAAACAATGTATTTAATATTTTAATGCCAGAATTAGCAATTGGAGATGCTGCAAAAATTTTCGTTTCTGATTTGAACGGAAGAACTCTTTTGACAGAAAGACTTTCTGCATCAGGACAAGTTAATCATCATTTATCTACAGGAGTTTATATAGTAAATATTATTTCTAAAGATTTTAATGTGACTAAAAAACTGATAGTTAAATAA